The genomic DNA GCTGTATTATCTGATGGAGAATCGAGGGATGGCCGTGCGGGTCGTGGAGGAGGAAGCGGTGCAACGGGCGATGTCCGTGCCGCCTCAGACCACGCGCGCAAAAGTCCGCGGCGACTTTATCCGGTTCGCGCGGGCCAAGAACCGGTCGTACACGGTCGACTGGACCTATTTGAAGTTGAACGGGTACTGGGAAGAGACCATTCTCTGTATGGATCCTTTCAGCGCGGTGAACCGGCGGGTCGAAGAATTGTTATCGCAGGTGTCCGGCGCGCGACTATATCGATGACAGCGGGGCACGGGCAGAGACGAGACAAGACCATGTCGTTCCTGGATCGTTTTCTCATCATTTCGGTCGTGCTGCTGACGAGTGTGTTTCCCGTCGAACTTTTTCCGAACACGGGGCCGGCGCCTCGCGGCGGGGACGGGCAATTCAGCGGCAAGCAGGGCCAGGTGATCCTCATCAACGTGCCGGACATCAAGGATGCGGCCAGCGTCAAAGGTCAGTTTCTTGGGCGTAAAGTGACGCTCTTTCCAGATCCTTCTGCCGGTGGCGGTGCCGGTTATGTCGGATTGCTGGGGATCGACCTACAGGATGAGCCGGGTGCGCATGAGCTCACGATCGATGCCCAACTGGGTGAGCAGACGCGCCATTTTTCCTATCAGGTGTTGGTGCTGAAGGAGAAGTTCGCCGTCGAGCATCTGAAGTTGCCGAAAGACAAAGTCGATCTCGACGAGAAAGCGGCTGCGCGCTGGAAGGCCGAGCAGGAGCAGGTTCGCAAGGCGTTGGCTGAAGAGTCTGCCATGCGGCTCTGGCAGGCCGGGTTCATCGAACCGGTCCATGGTAAGCGGACCGGGATTTTTGGCAGTGTCCGCATCATGAACGGTCAGGCCAGAAACCCGCACAACGGAGAAGATATCGGCGCGCCGATGGGCACCGACGTGATGGCCAGCAATGACGGTGTCGTCCGGCTCATTGTGGACCATATCTTTTCAGGCCGCGGCATCTTTGTGGACCATGGTCTCGGCCTGTACTCGATGTACTTTCACCTCTCCGACGTGCTGGTGAAAGAAGGTGATTTGATCAAGGCCGGGCAGATCATCGGCAAAGTCGGCGCCACCGGTCGCGCCACGGGTCCGCATCTCCATTGGGGCATGAAGGTCAACGGGGCGCGCGTGAATCCCTACGCTCTGCTCGAATTGCCCTTTCCCCAGAACCCCGCTGTTGCACGGCCTGTGTTGGCCTCCCCGACGCGTCCCGCACAGGGCGAATCAAGCGCCACCGCAGTCGGCGGTGATACGCGATAACGCGACTCGCTGCTGACCCGCCGTCCCATTCAGCCGGCGGATCAATTCTCAGGATCCGTGAGCCGTTTCCCTCAGGTCTGATTCGACAACGTTGGATCAAGCGCGGCGTTCACTGCCTTTATCAGCGAGTCGGGGGTATAGGGCTTGGGCAGAAATGTGGTCCGTGCATCAAGCTGTTCCAGCATCGATCCTTCGCGGTCTGAATAGCCGGAGGTGAGGATGATGTTGATCTCCGGTTGCAGCGTCCGGAGTTCGGCGGCGAGTTGTATCCCCCCCATGCCGGGCATCACCATATCGGTTATCAAGAGTGAGATTCTCCCTCCCCGCTGGCGAACCAGCTGGAGCGCTTCCTCGCCGGTTCGCGCGGCCAGTACCGAATGATGCTGTCCGACCAGCACCGTCCGTGCCAGGCCTCGAACCATGTCATTGTCTTCGACGAGGAGAATAGTTTTCGACTGTTCAATGATGCTCCTGGGTTGAGCCACAGGGCGCGGCGATTCGGAATCCTCGTCGATGCACGGCAGATAAATCGTAAATGTGGTGCCACGTCCGGGCTCGCTCTCAATCCCAACCGTCCCTCCGCTCTGCCGGACGATTCCATAGACCGTGGACAATCCGAGGCCGGTACCTTTGCCCAGCTCCTTCGTGGTGAAAAACGGCTCAAACACATGAGCGACCGTGTCGGCATCCATTCCGCATCCTGTATCCCGGACGGCGAGCGTGACGTACGGGCCCGGGGTGAGGGGATCAGGCCAGAGCGGATCGGAGTGAGTGATCGAGACCGATTTCGTCTCCAGGTCCAGGCGGCCTCCCTGCGGCATCGCATCGCGCGCGTTAACCACCAAATTCATCACGACCTGCTCGATTTGGCCGGGATCCGCCTTGATTCGTCCAAGTGCAGGATCCAAGGTGAGGGTGAGTTGAATGTCTTCCCCGATGACACGTTTCATGAGCTCGACAATGTCGGTCACGCGGTCATTCAGGTTGAGCGGTTGGCGTTCCACAATCTGGTGACGTGTGAAGGCCAACAACTGCCGGGTGAGGGCAGTGGCTTTATTGCCGGCTTCCCTGATTTGTGCCATCCCGCGCTGGGTCCGCGTGGTTTGTCCCGGCTCATCCGTCAAGAGCTCAGCCCAGCTATTGATAATCGTCAAAAGATTGTTGAAGTCGTGTGCAATTCCTCCGGCCATGCGTCCCAGGGCTTCCATTTTTTGCGCCTGACGAAGCTGGCGCTCGAGATCCTTTCGGTGAAGAAATTGAGTAATCATGGCCCCCAACTCGGAAGCCCGTTCCAATCGAGATGAGCTGGGCCGCAGCCGTTCGTAGGTGAGAAACTCCATGATCCCCAGGATCTCTTTTCCCGTGTGAATGGGGAACGCGATCCCTCCGTGGAGGTCGGCTTTTTGCGCAGCGTGAAGGATCGGGCAGTCGGCCTCGTTGAGAATATCCGGGCAGAGAGTGGCATCCCCTGTCTTCCAGACCTGGCCCGCCAAACCGGCTCCCTGCCGCAGGGCAAGGCCCCGATAGATCCGGGCGAAGTTCTCGGCAGGGAGGCTTGGTTGGTGCCACAGGGCATTGCAGCGCAAGGTCTTGTCTTGTGAGTGTATCAGCCACAGTGCGCCCAGCGTCCAGCCTTGGAGTTCGCACATGGTGCGAAGAATTTTTGGTACCGCTTCACCGAGAGAGGCGGATTCCTCAAGGGCGAGGCCGACCGCGAGTTGAACGGCATGCATCGTTTCAGCTTGCCGTCGTTCGGTGATATCGGCCTTGGCGCCGATCATGCGGTAGGGGCGGCCCTCGTGGTCACGGAGCACATACCCGTGATCGATGACATAGGCAAAGGTGCCGTCGGCTCGACGAAATCGATATTCGGCTGTCCACAGTTTCTGGTCGGACTGAAGCACTTGAGCGAGGTTGGTGAGAACCGCGGTCTGGTCCTCAGAATGAATCTGCTCGGCCCAGGGAATGTGGCCTCGCCGAAGCTTCTCAGGGGCGGAACCATATACCGATTGGTGCGCCTCGTTGAACCACGTTACGCCGGAGGTGATCTCCCAGTCCCAGATGCCGTCGCGGGTGGCGAGGCAGGTCAGATGAAACCGCTCCTCGCTCTTCCGTAAGGCTTGCTCGACGCGGTGCCGGCCCATGGCATAGCGAATGGCGCGTCGGAGTGCGTCCCCCGTCAGCCGGCCCTTCACGAGATAGTCCTGCGCGCCATGCAGGAGGGATTTCTCAGCCACCACGTCGTTATCCAGCCCTGTCAACACGATGACCGGCGCGTCATGTGCTTGAGCCCGTACCCGATCGAGCGTCTCCAGGCCTTGGCTGTCCGGCAGCGAAAGATCGACCAGGACGGCATCCACCGGGCATTCCGCCAGTTTTTTTATGCCCGTTTGGAGTCTGTCCGCCCAGTTGAGCGTGACAGCGTCCGTCGACCGTTCGCAGAGCGCCTGTTGGATCAGCTCGGCATCATCTTCGTTGTCCTCGATGAGCAACACATGCATGTGTCACCTCTTCAGCGTCGGGACTCGCGAGACCAGCGTCCAATAGAGTTCGAACTCTTTCACGACCGACAGGAACCGGCTGAAGGTGACAGGCTTTCGAATGTACGAGCAGGCGCCCTGTTCAAACGACCGCACGATATCCTCCTCGCGCTCACTGACGGTCAGCATGACGACCGGGAGCGGACGAAAGCGGGGGTCGGACTTAATTTCAATCAGCACCTCGAGTCCGGTTTTCTTCGGCATGTTGATATCGAGGAGCACCAGGCCGGGGAACGGACATTGGCTGAAAGGACCTTCACCCCGCAAATAGGCCAGCGCTTCTTCGCCGTCCCGTACGACGGCCACTCGATTAGCCATGTTCACGGTCTCGAAGGCTTCCCGGATCAGCAAGATGTCGTCTTCATTGTCTTCTGCGATAAGAATATCGAAGGGCCGCATGGTCATCGTTGCACCTTCCTCGGACTAGACTGGTTGACGCCGAATGTAATGAAAAATTCTGATCCGCCACCTTCGCGGGGCTCCACCCAGGCACGGCCACTGTGTCGTTCGGCCACCTGCCGAACGATGGCCAGTCCTGCGCCGGTCCCCTCTATCTCGCGTCCGACCGCCCGTCGGAAGAGTTCGAATATCCGATCGCGTTGCTCAGGAGCCACTCCCGGGCCACGGTCGCGCACGACCAGGCCGATGAGTTCGTTTCCTTCAAGATCCATCCCGGAATGTGGCGCAATCTCAATGTCAGGAGCTTGCCCGGCGGATGCAAACTTGAGCGCATTCGCGACCAGATTATAGATACCCTGGATGGCCCAGGTGGTATTGACCCGCAGGCGGGGAAGGGGGGAGCGAATCGTGATGCTGGCGTCGGTTTCTTTGATGCGCTTCTCCAGCCGATGTAGGACTTCGTGCACCAGCTGTTCCGCGTCGATGTCGTCGACGGGCGGATCCATGCGCTGCGCGCGGGAGAGATCCAGGATGTCCGTGAGCAGTTGATCGAGGCGTTGCGTGGCTCGAACGATGCGCCGCAGAAAATCCTGGCCCTTCTCATCGAGCCGGTTTACATACCGTTCCTGGATGAGGACAGAAAAACTTTCAATTGCCCGTAGCGGTTCCTTCAGATCGTGGGAAGTCACGTGCAGGAGCGTTTCAAGATCCTTATTCTTTTTGAGGATCATGATCTCGGACTGGCGCAGCTGAGTGATATCCCGGTTGGTTTCCAGGACGAGGCTCCGGCCGTTGGTCTTGAGCAATCCCCAGCGGCTGGCCACGAGCACGTCCCGCCCGTCTTTCGTGCGATGGTGAATCTCGCCGGTCCATTCTCCGGTCTGTTCCAATTCGGCCTGGATCGTGCCGAGGGGCGCGGGCAGCCGGCTCTGCAGCAGACGATTGCTGCTGTGCCCCAAGGCTTCCGATCGAGTATAGCCGTACAGCTGTTCGCACCCACGGTTCCACTCCACGATGCCCTGGTCGATCTCCCAGGCGAAAATCGGTTCGTAAGACAATTCGATGAGCCTGCGTTGCTGGGTCATCATCTCTTCGGTCTGCTTTCGCGCCGTGATGTCGTGAGCGATGGTGGAGACGGCGTTGACGAGACCGTTGGCATCCATGATGGGGGACACCGTTAAGGAGACCTGGATAGAACTGCCGCTTTTCCGGATCCGAATGGTTTCGTACTGTTGCACCCGTTTTCCTGTTTTGATCAGTTCTATCAGGGTGGTTTCTTCGAGTTGACGGTCCGGTGGAATGAGAAGGAAAATCGATTGGCCGATGATTTCCTCGCCGGAGTAGCCGAACATCAGCTCGGCGCTCTTGTTCCAGGTCAGAATGCGTCCGTCGAGCGATTTGCTGATGACGGCATCGGAAGAAGATTCGACAATGGCGGCGAGCCTGGCCTGCATGGACTCCGCCTGTTTTCGGTCATGGATCTCCGTGAAGGTCCCTAACCACCTGAGGAGGCAGCCGGCGTTGTCCCGAAGCGGTGACGCGTGCGCATGAAACCAGCGATAGGTGCCGTCCGCCCGTCGAAGACGAAACTCGCTGTCGAACGGCTGTGCACGTGCGATTGCCTCTTGCCACTGCTCGATCGCCATCCGGCGGTCTTCGGAATGCACTTGCCGAGTCCATCCGTGACCGAGCTGCCCCGCCGCCGGCATTCCCGTATAACTCATCCACTGCGGACTCAGATAGTCGCACTCTCCTTCGGGGAGGCAGGTCCAGATCGGTTGCGGGAGGCACTCCACCAACTCTCGAAATCGTCCCTCGCTGTCGGCCAGCGCGGTTTGGATGCGATTGCTCTGGGCCAGCTCCTGCGCCAATCGGTGGTTGGTCTGCTCAAGCGCGGCGGTACGTTCTTTGACGAGGATCTCAAGCGTCTGGTGACTCTGGCGAAGGGCCGCATCGGCTTTTCGGCGTTCCGTGATATCGACGAGGGTAGAGCGGCTGGCGATGAACCGACCGTCGGAATCCTTGAGGGCCGTGGCACTCAGCAGAATCGGCAGCAGCGTACCGTCTTTGCGACGGAGCTCGAACTCCAGGTCCCGCACGATTCCTCTCTCGAGGAAACCTGGGAACTGTTGATGAAACAGTTCGACAGACTCGGGGGTCAGAAGATCTTGGAAGCGCATGACTCCGATGACCTCGTCTTTTTGATAGCCCAGCCAGTCGAGTTCCGTCTGGTTGATGCCGACGAACATGCCTTGTGAGTTCAGTGAATGGTATCCGCAGGGCGCATGGTCGTAAAGGTCCTGTACGTCCTGCGCGTTTTTCAGGAGCAGGCTCTCTTTCAATTGCAGAGCCTTGTGTTCAGCAGCCAGGGCGGCCGTCCGAATTACGCGTTCGGTTGCCGCCCGGTACTGGACGATCAGATGGGCGATGACTGCAAACATGCCCAATCCGGCGGCGCGATTCAAGAGAGGCATCCATGAGGGCATGGTGGTCATGGGGCCGGACGGGACGAGACAAAGCAATGTGAGGATGGCGCACACTCCCGCCGTGAGGTAGGGAATCCATGTGACAGGAGCTTGGTAGGTGAGGATTAACGGGATGAGGTAGAGGATCCAGACAGGAACACCGAGCGGCGTCACCGCGTCGAGGAAGAAGATGATCCCGATTGAGACGGCAATGAGGCTAAGAATGGCCCCTCCACGAGGGAATAGATCACTCGTGCTTGACTCGGGCGCCTCGTTCTCGGCTATAGCCACATCGCTCCTTTACAGGAGTCCCGAATCTCATAAGGAGCCAGTATTACAAGAGGCTATCGCAATCGACGCTACTATGCACCTAATTACCTCATGCGAGTAGAGTCAATCCGACCTAGGCATTTACCTAGGTGCGGTATCTGCGTATAAGAAGACTGCCGGATTCTTGCGCGGCGGCCGTACAGGCACCGGCCGATAGTCTTGCCGGAAGCAGGATGGGACCTAGAAGTTCGTTTCCATGCTCAATGGGGTCTTATTCAGCACGGTCGCGGCGGCGCGGGAGAGGGCTGCGTCCTGATGGTGGTCGAGAGCGTAGATACGGAATTGCACGAGGCGGGTGGGGAGCAGATCCAAAAACTCTTCCAGCGGTTCAGTTGAGACACCTTTCGTGCCGGGATCGAAGACGAGCAGGGGGATGCCGCGCGTATCCTTGGGATCGGGGCGCGGATCGAGCGGGGCCATGTCCACGCGGAACGGCAACGCCTGCAATTTGGCCGGCAACGCCTTCTGAATCTGCTGCTGGAATTGCTGGTGGCTGGGGAAATCCATGCCTCGCTCGATGCCTTTTTCCTTGAGCACCGTGCTGTAGGCCATTTTCCACTTCACGTCGCGTCCCAGGATATGCGCCCATTCCTGATGCAAACGACGCAGGCTGCTTTGGCCGGCTTTCTTCCATCGCCTGACATCCTCCAACAACGACCAGTCGGTCAAGGTCAGGTATTCATCCATGTGCTTGGCTGGGTTGGACGGGAACAACAGCTTCATCGTGTCCCCGAAGATGTCGCGCAGATGAATGTCGATGGCGCGGGTGGTGCGGTGATAGTACACGTTCGAATACAGATACATTCTGGTGTTCAGAAACATCTGCAGGGCCGGCAGCCCGGTCTTATGAATGGTGAAGCCCTTGTCGGTGACGATGGTGTAGTGAATCAGACGGGTCAGGTCCACCGGCCCTACCGCGACACCGCACATGTACGCATCGCGCAAGACGTAATCAAGGTTGTCGGCTGTGTAGCTGCCTGAAATCACTGGCTGGAGCATGTTGATCCAGCGCGGAATGCGGGAGTTATCCTTGCCTTTCTCCTTCAGGATCACATGCGCAATGTGATCCGGATTCAGCTCTTCTCCGCGATCGAACGGGCCCGACGGACTCCGGCGGATTTTCTTGATGAGGGGGCCCAGGTGCTCGCGCACGATGATCTGACCGAGCTTTTCATGCGAGAGACCGAAACCATGCAAAAAGTTATCGTCGAAGAAATGGCAGAACGGACCATGTCCGATGTCATGCACGAGAGCCGTGATGCGTAGAAACTCCTCGACCAAAGCCGCCGAGGGAACGTCGGGCACCGCCTTCTTCAAGAAGGGGTAGAGATGGCGCGCAAAACGGCCCGCTACATGCATGGTGCCGAGCGAGTGCACGAATCGCGTATGTTCCGCTGAGGGGTAGACCCAGCGCGCGCTTTGGAGTTGATAGATGTAGCGCAGTCGCTGCACCCATGGAGAATCGATCAGATCTTTTTCCGTGCGTTCCGAGGGATCCGGCGTCGCGTACGGCACCGTAAACGACACGTATTCGTGGATGGGATCGGCGATGAGGGCTGATCCGTCATAGGGAGCGGGGGGATGTGCGGTTGGTAGTTTCATGCGGTCGGCGGATGCATGATCTTAGCGCAGACCCGATGAAGGGGGCAACGGTTGATGCCCGTCCGTCGGGTTTGCTCTCCGGTACTTGGAGAGCAAGAGATAGGCGAGCGGATAGGCTAACAGGCCGCCTGCGATACTCAGGACCATCCCGCCGACGAAGAACGGCCAGGCGTAGGGCATGACCTGATGATAAATCCCCATGAAGGACAGGTCGCTCCAGTCGAAGGACGGAAAGTCATGCACTCCCAATAGGGTGGCGCCGGTCCAATAGGTGCCTCCGAGGATGGGGATCAGCGTCCAGGGATTGTTGAGGAATGCGCCGGCCAACAGCGCCACCACGTTCAGCCCGAAGGCCCAGGCGCAGAACCCCACCATGACCATATGAAGACCATAGGCCGGAGAAAAGCCGATGAAGCTGCCGATGGCAAAGGCCAGCGCCGTCCGATGCGGTGTTTCATCGAGATGGAGCACTTGGCGAAACAACGATCGTACGTCTGCCATCGATGTTCTTGTCCCGGATATCGCTAAGAGGGCCGCAGAAAATGTTCGTAACTGGTGAGCGGCAGCGGTTGCGCGGTTCCTGCTGCGGTTCGCAAGCGCAGACCGAGCCGCTTGGGAGTGATCGAGCCGATACAGGTGAAGCAAAAGCCGGTCTTCTCCGCCAGCCGTTCGAATTGCTCTTGCTTGCGGCGCGGAACGGTGAACAGGAGCTCGTAGTCCTCGCCGCCCTGTAACCCGATCTGCTGCGGATCACGGCCATGCGCCAGGGCGTAGGCCAAACAGGCCGGAGAAATCGGGAGTGAGCCGGCGAGCACGTCCGCTCCGACGCCGCTCTCTTCGCAGAGGTGTCGGAGGTCACCGGTCAGACCATCGGACAAATCGATCGCCGCACCGGCGAGTCCATGTTTCACCAGCCATTGGCCTTCTGCAATGCGGGCGGACGGCCGGTGGTGACGCGCGAGCAGAAAGCGGGTGTGTGTGGGACGCAGTTTCTCCGCTCCGGCGCGGGCCGTGGCCGTCAGGAGGTCCAGCCCTGCGCGGGAGTCGCCGAGTGTGCCGGTGACGTACAGCCGTTCGCCGACGCGGGCGCCGCTGCGCAGGAGAGCGCGTCGAGGTTGTACGGTTCCGGTGAGCGTGATGCTGAGAAACAGGCCGTACCTGGAGGCGGACGTGTCTCCGCCGACGAGGCAGACCCGATAGGGATCGGCGGCCTGCATCATGCCGCGATAGAGTCGTTGAATCTGTTCCGTCGAGCAGGTCGGCGGAATTGCAATGGCCACGAGCATGAATCGGGGGGTGCCGCCCATGGCGGCGATATCGCTCAAGTTGGCGATGGCCGCCCGGTATCCGATGTCTTCATAGGAGGAGGTGGCAGGGTTGAAGTGCACACCCTCAGCCAGGAGGTCCGTGGTGATGAGAGTCCATTCGTCGGACGAGGTCTTGAGGATGGCCGTGTCATCGCCGATTCCCTTGAACACCTGCCGGTCTGGTCGGGCGGCCTGCGCTTGCAGCAGCCGGATCAGGCCGAACTCGCTACCGACAGAACTGGTCCGGCGGGATCGGCCTGACGGCATATTAGAGAATCAACGATGGCGAAGCCGTCGGAAGGCGGAGGCTTTTCCGGGGCGAGCCGGTTGTTCGCTTGGATGTGGTCGCGCGCGCCGATTTCTTGACCGGAGTCTTCGGGGCCGATGCGCGCGGTTTGCGGGACGATGATCGCCGCAGGGCCGCCTTGATGACATCGTCGACCGTATCGACAAAGATCAACTCGATGCCCTTGAGGATATGTTTAGGAATTTCCTCCAGGTCCTTCTTGTTGCGCTTCGGAAGGACGACGGTCGCGAGTTTCGCCCGTTTGGCCGCGAGGATTTTTTCCTTCAAGCCTCCGATCGGCAAGACGCGCCCGCGCAGGGTGATTTCTCCGGTCATCGCGAGATCGCGCCGTACGGGGATCTGGGCCAGCGCCGAAGCGATGGCCGTGGCCATGGTGATGCCGGCAGACGGTCCGTCTTTCGGTGTGGCGCCGGCAGGCACGTGAATGTGAATGTCGTTCTTGGCGAAGATGTCGGGGCTGATGCCCAGGGTCTTCTCGCGCGAGCGGACATAGCTCAGGGCGGCCTGCGCGGATTCTTTCATGACGTCGCCGAGATGCCCGGTGAGGGTGAGTTGCCCCTTGCCCTTCATGACGGTCGCTTCGATATACAGCACGTCGCCGCCGCTTTCCGTCCAGGCAAGGCCTGTGGCGACGCCGATTTCGTCTTTTTCAAGCTCCGCCTCGGGAACGAACTTCGCCACACCCAGAAACTTGTTCAAATTGGTCTGGTCGATGGTGTGACACTCGGATTTGCCCTCGGCCACCTTCTTGGCCACTTTCCGCATGAGGTTGGCGATTTCCCGTTCGAGGTTCCGGACTCCGGCCTCGCGCGTGTAGTGCGAGATGACGTGGCGGATGGTCGCCTCGTTCACGCGGATATGTTTTTCGGTAATGCCGTGCTCGTTCATCTGTCTGGGAATTAAGTACTTCTGCGCGATCCCGAGTTTCTCTTCTTCCGTATATCCCGGGATGTCGATGACTTCCATGCGATCCCGTAACGCGGGCAGAATCGGATCCATGAGGTTGGCCGTCGTGACGAACATGACTTCGGTCAGGTCGAAGGGCACCCCGAGATAGTGATCGGTGAAGGTGCTGTTTTGTTCGGGATCCAGCACTTCCAGCAGCGCGGCCGAAGGATCGCCGCGGAAATCCATGCCGACTTTGTCGACCTCGTCGAGCATGAACACGGGATTGTTCGTGCCGGCTTGTTTCATGCCCTGGATAATACGTCCCGGCAGTGCGCCGACGTAGGTCCTGCGATGGCCGCGGATTTCGGCCTCGTCGCGGACTCCGCCCAGACTGATCCGGACGAACTCGCGGCCGAGCGCGCGGGCGATGGATTTGCCGAGCGAGGTTTTGCCGACGCCGGGCGGTCCCACGAAACAGAGGATGGGCCCCTTCATTTTCTCTTTGAGCTTGCGCACGGCGAGGTATTCGACGATGCGTTCTTTCACCTTTTCCAAGTCGTAGTGGTCCTCGTTCAGGACCTTCATCGCGGCTTTCAGGTCGAGATTGTCTTTCGATTTTTTATTCCACGGGAGCTCGACCATCCATTCCAGATAGGTCCGGACCGTGGCTGACTCCGCCGTGTCCGGATGCATTTTTTCGAGCCGCTTGAGCTGCTTCTCGGTTTCCTTGAGCACCTTCTCGGGCATCTTGGCGTCTTTGATGCGCTTGCGGAATTCCGCCACTTCCTCCGCCCGTTCGTCCAACTCGCCGAGTTCTTTCTGGATGGCTTTCAACTGCTCGCGCAGAAAGTATTCGCGCTGGGTCTTGTCCATCTCCCCTTTGGCTTGCGCCTGGATCTTCTGCTGCATGGAGAGGACATCGATTTCCTTGGAGAGAATTTCGCTGATCTGGCGCAGCCGCTGAATCGGGTCCACGATCTCCAGGACGGCCTGCGTGATGTCGACCTTCAGTCCGAGATTGGAGGCCACCATGTCGGCGAGCCGGCCGGGGTCTTCCAGATTTTCGATGACCACCATCACGTCGGGAATCAGCACCTTGCCGAGGCTGACGATCTTCTCGATCTGCTCCTTGACCGTGCGCATGACGGCCTCGGTCTCCAGTGTGGATCCGGCCTGCTTCGTCTCGACGAGTTTCTCGATGCGAACCGAATAATAGGGGTCGTTCTGGATGTATTCTTCGATCCGTCCCTTGGCGAGTCCCTGGACTAAAATCTTGATCCGCTCGTCGGGTAGCTTGAGCATCCGCATGATGATGCCCACGGTGCCGACGGCGTGAATGTCGTCCGGTTGCGGGTTTTCCACATCCAGGGATTTCTGGGTGGCGAGGAACAACATGCGGTTGCCCGCGAGCGCGGCTTCGATCGCCTTGATCGACATCTCGCGTCCGACAAACAGCGGGAGCACCATGTAAGGAAACACGACGATATCTCGGACAGGCAGCAGGGGCAGCTGGTCCGGCGGTTCGAGGTTCTGGTTGCTTGAGAAGTCTTGTTCTACTGCTTCAGCCATGAGGCTCCAGTCTGCTGCTGTAGGGTCTCAGTGATGGTGACGTGCTGTGGCACGGTCTGGGTGACGGTAGTCCGTCATGCCCAAGGCTAGCTGGTGGTGCGTGTTCGACCTTGGCCGGATCGGCTTGGGCCGCGGCGACGCACGTCGGCGGCGGTCGGTCGGAGTCGTTGTTGTAGGAACTCGCCGAACGCAGGTCCCAAAGATGGGTTCTTGAGCGCCAATTCCACGGTGGCAATGAGGAATCCGAGTTTGTCGCCCGCATCGTGCCGCTGTCCCTCGATTTCGTGGGCGAACATCGGGGTGTGCTTGACGAGTTGCCGCAGGGCGTCGGTCAGCTGAATTTCTCCGTTCTTACCTGGAGGCGTCTTGCGGAGGATCGGGAAGATCTCCGGCGGCAAGACATACCGGCCGATGACGGCGAGATTCGACGGCGCATCGGCGGGCGCGGGTTTCTCGACCAGGTCATCGACCCGGTGCAGCCCCTTGCCCAGGCGTCGGGCGGAGATGATGCCGTATCGGCTCACCTCTTGGGGTGGAACTTCCTGTACGCCTAAGACGGCGCCTTTGCGTTGCTTGTAAATATGAATGAGTTGCGCGAGGCCGGGGACCGCCGCGTCGATGATTTCATCGCCCAAAATGACGGCGAACGGCTCATCGCCGATCAGGTGCTGGGCGCAGAGCACGGCGTGCCCGAGGCCCATGGCTTCCGGCTGGCGGACGTAACAGAAGTTCGCCAGATTCGAAATGTGCCGCATCTGGTTGAGCACCTGCCCCTTGCCGCTGCCCTTGAGATTTTCTTCCAGTTCCAGGGAGCGGTCGAAGTGGTCTTCGATCGCGCGCTTGCCGCGGCCCGTGATGACGATGATGTCTTCGATACCGGATGCGACGGCTTCCTCCACGACATACTGAATCAGCGGTTTGTCGACCAGCGGCAGCATCTCTTTGGGAGAGGCTTTGGTGGCGGGAAGGAAGCGAGTGCCCAGTCCGGCAGCGGGAATAATAGCTTTACGTACATCTGTTCTCGTCATAGGGGGATAGTATGTGATGGGGTAAGTGAAGTCAAGATTTCCTCCGGTCTTTTCGGCGCGGCGCGTGCGTCGTTGCGCGGGGAAACTCCTTTACATTGAAAAATGTGGTCAATATAATCCGAGAGTTTTTCTGCACATGTGCGGTGGTGCTGCAACGAAAGCGG from Nitrospira sp. ND1 includes the following:
- the lon gene encoding endopeptidase La; this encodes MAEAVEQDFSSNQNLEPPDQLPLLPVRDIVVFPYMVLPLFVGREMSIKAIEAALAGNRMLFLATQKSLDVENPQPDDIHAVGTVGIIMRMLKLPDERIKILVQGLAKGRIEEYIQNDPYYSVRIEKLVETKQAGSTLETEAVMRTVKEQIEKIVSLGKVLIPDVMVVIENLEDPGRLADMVASNLGLKVDITQAVLEIVDPIQRLRQISEILSKEIDVLSMQQKIQAQAKGEMDKTQREYFLREQLKAIQKELGELDERAEEVAEFRKRIKDAKMPEKVLKETEKQLKRLEKMHPDTAESATVRTYLEWMVELPWNKKSKDNLDLKAAMKVLNEDHYDLEKVKERIVEYLAVRKLKEKMKGPILCFVGPPGVGKTSLGKSIARALGREFVRISLGGVRDEAEIRGHRRTYVGALPGRIIQGMKQAGTNNPVFMLDEVDKVGMDFRGDPSAALLEVLDPEQNSTFTDHYLGVPFDLTEVMFVTTANLMDPILPALRDRMEVIDIPGYTEEEKLGIAQKYLIPRQMNEHGITEKHIRVNEATIRHVISHYTREAGVRNLEREIANLMRKVAKKVAEGKSECHTIDQTNLNKFLGVAKFVPEAELEKDEIGVATGLAWTESGGDVLYIEATVMKGKGQLTLTGHLGDVMKESAQAALSYVRSREKTLGISPDIFAKNDIHIHVPAGATPKDGPSAGITMATAIASALAQIPVRRDLAMTGEITLRGRVLPIGGLKEKILAAKRAKLATVVLPKRNKKDLEEIPKHILKGIELIFVDTVDDVIKAALRRSSSRKPRASAPKTPVKKSARATTSKRTTGSPRKSLRLPTASPSLIL
- the galU gene encoding UTP--glucose-1-phosphate uridylyltransferase GalU — translated: MTRTDVRKAIIPAAGLGTRFLPATKASPKEMLPLVDKPLIQYVVEEAVASGIEDIIVITGRGKRAIEDHFDRSLELEENLKGSGKGQVLNQMRHISNLANFCYVRQPEAMGLGHAVLCAQHLIGDEPFAVILGDEIIDAAVPGLAQLIHIYKQRKGAVLGVQEVPPQEVSRYGIISARRLGKGLHRVDDLVEKPAPADAPSNLAVIGRYVLPPEIFPILRKTPPGKNGEIQLTDALRQLVKHTPMFAHEIEGQRHDAGDKLGFLIATVELALKNPSLGPAFGEFLQQRLRPTAADVRRRGPSRSGQGRTRTTS